Proteins from a single region of Canis aureus isolate CA01 chromosome 26, VMU_Caureus_v.1.0, whole genome shotgun sequence:
- the CSNK2A1 gene encoding casein kinase II subunit alpha, with amino-acid sequence MSGPVPSRARVYTDVNTHRPREYWDYESHVVEWGNQDDYQLVRKLGRGKYSEVFEAINITNNEKVVVKILKPVKKKKIKREIKILENLRGGPNIITLADIVKDPVSRTPALVFEHVNNTDFKQLYQTLTDYDIRFYMYEILKALDYCHSMGIMHRDVKPHNVMIDHEHRKLRLIDWGLAEFYHPGQEYNVRVASRYFKGPELLVDYQMYDYSLDMWSLGCMLASMIFRKEPFFHGHDNYDQLVRIAKVLGTEDLYDYIDKYNIELDPRFNDILGRHSRKRWERFVHSENQHLVSPEALDFLDKLLRYDHQSRLTAREAMEHPYFYTVVKDQARMGSSSMPGGSTPVSSANMMSGISSVPTPSPLGPLAGSPVIAAANPLGMPVPAAAGAQQ; translated from the exons ATGTCGGGACCCGTGCCAAGCAGGGCCAGAGTTTACACAGATGTTAATACGCACAGACCCCGAGAGTACTGGGATTATGAGTCACACGTGGTGGAGTGGGG TAATCAAGATGACTACCAGCTGGTTCGAAAATTAGGCCGGGGTAAATACAGTGAAGTATTTGAAGCCATCAACAtcacaaataatgaaaaagttgtTGTTAAAATTCTCAAG CcagtaaagaagaagaaaatcaagcGTGAAATAAAGATTTTGGAGAATTTACGAGGCGGTCCCAATATCATCACACTGGCAGACATTGTAAAAGACCCTGTG tCACGAACCCCTGCCTTGGTTTTTGAACACGTAAACAACACAGACTTCAAG CAATTGTACCAGACGTTAACAGACTATGATATTCGATTTTACATGTATGAGATTCTGAAG GCCCTGGATTATTGTCACAGCATGGGAATTATGCATAGAGATGTGAAGCCCCATAATGTCATGATTGATCATGAGCACAGAAAG ctaCGACTAATAGACTGGGGTTTGGCTGAGTTTTACCATCCTGGCCAAGAATATAATGTCAGAGTTGCTTCCCGATACTTCAAAGGTCCTGAGCTACTTGTAGACTATCAG ATGTACGATTATAGTTTGGATATGTGGAGCTTGGGTTGTATGCTGGCAAGTATGATCTTCCGGAAGGAGCCATTTTTCCATGGACATGACAATTATGATCAG TTGGTGAGGATAGCCAAGGTTCTGGGGACAGAAGATTTATATGACTATATTGACAAATACAACATTGAATTAGATCCACGTTTCAATGATATCTTGGGCAG ACACTCCCGTAAGCGATGGGAACGCTTCGTCCACAGTGAAAACCAACACCTTGTCAGCCCTGAGGCCTTGGATTTCTTAGACAAGCTTTTGCGATATGACCACCAGTCACGGCTTACGGCAAGAGAGGCCATGGAGCACCCCTATTTCT atACTGTTGTGAAGGACCAGGCTCGAATGGGCTCATCTAGCATGCCAGGGGGCAGTACGCCTGTCAGCAGCGCCAATATGATGTCAG GGATTTCTTCAGTGCCAACCCCTTCACCCCTTGGACCTCTGGCAGGCTCACCAGTGATTGCTGCTGCCAACCCCCTTGGGATGCCCGTTCCAGCTGCCGCTGGCGCTCAACAGTAA